A genomic region of Methanofollis fontis contains the following coding sequences:
- a CDS encoding type II toxin-antitoxin system HicA family toxin — translation MKRFPALSSERVIAALLKAGFTYAPRRSRGGHVAVYYADEEGRRVLVVVPRSYELPRGMLRSILMQANLTKEDFLRHLEETGS, via the coding sequence ATGAAGCGGTTCCCGGCACTCTCGTCGGAGCGGGTGATCGCCGCCCTCCTGAAGGCGGGGTTTACGTATGCCCCGAGGCGGAGCAGGGGCGGGCACGTGGCAGTATATTATGCGGACGAGGAGGGGCGGCGGGTGCTGGTGGTGGTGCCGCGCTCATATGAGCTGCCGCGGGGGATGCTGCGGTCGATCCTGATGCAGGCGAACCTGACGAAGGAGGACTTTCTCCGGCACCTGGAGGAGACGGGATCCTGA
- a CDS encoding AIR synthase-related protein — MDIEGFVRRAVAAGRGDDEIVGALTDEITTIKRRVSREYAGEFARAVVQEVRNTTGLTGDLFAYEPAGVGMGEFGVGSRGRGDFFAHRQFPRIIGKAAAAVGVDEMDDAGAVEAGGQYIITTVDGMHSRLSDFPFLAGFHVTRATLRDVYVMGARPVALLSDIHLADDGDVAKIFDYTAGIAVVAEAMGVPLVTGSTLRIGGDMVLGDRMTGCVGAVGVADHLTARTQTRPGDVLLMTAGAGGGTIATTALYFGYHEVVEETINLHFLRAAEALLKHPVLTHIHTMTDVTNGGLRGDVYEMAETADCRIVIDEENLRSLVEPRVLAMLDDLEIDYLGVSLDALLIVVPPEHAEAVMAVIRGAGVPIERIGHVEEGPAASVLISGGEEHDFQPRFRESAYTPVKKVVDTEPRDFDEMKERVRKAADAAAQKKRRVLARLQ, encoded by the coding sequence ATGGATATCGAGGGATTTGTCCGCAGGGCGGTTGCCGCGGGCAGGGGCGACGACGAGATCGTCGGTGCCCTCACCGACGAGATCACCACGATCAAGAGGCGGGTATCTCGGGAATATGCCGGGGAGTTCGCCCGTGCCGTCGTGCAGGAGGTCAGGAACACCACCGGCCTGACCGGCGACCTCTTCGCCTATGAACCCGCCGGGGTCGGCATGGGCGAGTTCGGCGTCGGTTCTCGGGGACGGGGCGACTTCTTCGCCCACCGCCAGTTCCCGCGGATCATCGGGAAGGCGGCCGCCGCTGTCGGTGTCGATGAGATGGACGACGCCGGGGCCGTAGAGGCGGGCGGGCAGTATATCATCACCACCGTCGACGGCATGCACTCCCGCCTCTCCGACTTCCCCTTCCTTGCAGGCTTCCACGTCACGCGGGCCACCCTCCGCGACGTCTATGTGATGGGCGCCAGGCCCGTCGCCCTCCTCTCTGACATCCATCTTGCCGACGACGGCGACGTGGCCAAGATCTTCGATTACACCGCCGGCATCGCCGTCGTCGCCGAGGCGATGGGCGTCCCCCTGGTCACCGGTTCCACCCTGCGTATCGGCGGCGACATGGTCCTCGGCGACCGCATGACCGGGTGCGTCGGCGCTGTCGGGGTCGCCGACCACCTCACCGCCCGGACCCAGACCAGACCCGGCGACGTCCTGCTCATGACCGCCGGCGCGGGCGGGGGCACCATCGCCACCACCGCCCTCTACTTCGGCTACCACGAGGTCGTCGAGGAGACGATCAACCTCCACTTCCTCCGGGCCGCCGAGGCGCTGCTCAAACACCCGGTGCTCACCCATATCCACACCATGACCGACGTCACCAACGGCGGACTCCGGGGTGACGTCTATGAGATGGCCGAGACCGCCGACTGCCGGATCGTCATCGACGAGGAGAACCTCCGCTCCCTGGTGGAGCCGCGGGTGCTCGCCATGCTCGACGATCTGGAGATCGACTACCTCGGTGTCTCCCTGGACGCACTGCTCATCGTCGTCCCGCCCGAGCATGCCGAGGCGGTGATGGCGGTCATCCGCGGCGCCGGTGTGCCCATCGAGCGGATCGGTCATGTGGAAGAGGGACCGGCGGCCTCCGTCCTCATCTCGGGCGGAGAGGAGCACGACTTCCAGCCGCGGTTCCGCGAATCGGCCTACACCCCTGTCAAGAAGGTCGTGGACACCGAGCCGCGGGACTTCGATGAGATGAAGGAACGCGTGCGAAAGGCGGCGGACGCCGCCGCACAGAAAAAACGGCGGGTTCTTGCCCGCCTACAATAA
- a CDS encoding type II toxin-antitoxin system HicB family antitoxin, whose product MKSRNMMAALWEEGGGYVAACPELGVASCGRTPADALSNLKDAVDLYMENARALGFADDLEGALLARRKFASTFEVEG is encoded by the coding sequence ATGAAGAGCCGGAACATGATGGCCGCCCTCTGGGAGGAGGGGGGCGGGTATGTGGCCGCCTGCCCGGAGCTCGGCGTCGCCTCCTGCGGGAGGACACCAGCCGACGCCCTGTCGAACCTGAAGGACGCCGTGGACCTCTATATGGAGAACGCACGCGCACTCGGTTTTGCCGACGACCTGGAAGGGGCGCTCCTGGCGCGGCGGAAGTTCGCCTCCACCTTTGAGGTGGAGGGATGA